TGTGCGACGGCGGCCTGCTCCGGCAGGACCGGCGAGAACATTGGCCTAGTCGAGACCGCCTCGCAGTTCGACGCGCACCGCTTCGATAAGGCGGTGTCGACGAACGCCGAGTTTCGCCAGGTGTGGGATGCCGGCGAGCTCCAGCCTCGCATCCTCGGCGGCGTGAAGAATAGCCTCAACGGTCTTCAATTCGGCTTCAACGTCGCGCCCGCGAACATCGCGACCGCGTTCGTCGCGCACAATACGTCCAATCTGCTGCTCTACGACGACACCGCGTGGTCGACGTATCTGCTCGGGCAGCTTTTCGGTGTCAAGGATCCCACCGGCGCCGTCGTGCAAACGAATATCTTCAGCCCTAGCCGCAGCACGAGCTCGACCGAGGATCCAAGCGACGTTCACGGGTTCTATCAGGATGCGTCGATCACCGCGCTGCAACGCCGGGGCGTGCGCTTCTTCGTCTGTAATACGGCGCTGGTCGAGCAAGCCGAGGCAATCGTGCGCGCCGGCGCGACGCGCCAAACACCGCCGGAGGTTGCAAACGCTCTACGGAGCCATCTCTTACCGGGCGTGATGCTCGTGCCCTCGGGCGTCGCCGCGATCGCGTACCTGCAAGCGCGTTATCGCTATGCCTACATCACCGGGGGTGGCTAGAGCGAGCCCGCGTCGACCTCGACACCGCGGATCAGCAGGTAGCCGCCCAGGTTCTTCCAGGTATAAAACGTGCCGTGCAGTGTGATCGTCTGTCCCTCTGTGAGGGCGGGCACACCGGAGACAACCGCCTGAATGCAGCGCGTCGCGCACAGAGAGAATCGCTCGTAGGCCGCGCCGCTCGGCAAGCGCCGTGCGCGCACGTGCATCACGCGTCCCGTCACGTCGACGTGTTGACCGTTATACATGCGGGACGCGGAAGCGATCTGATCCGGCGTTATCGCGCGCGCGGCCAGCGGAACCGAAGTCAGCACGAAGAGCGCGATCGCAAATCTCTTGATCATTTGCTTCCCTTATAACTGCAATACGCCGATGCTGCCGGTGCTGTTCTCGGTAAACCAGATATTGCCGTCCGGTCCGACGGTAATCCCGACCGGATTCGCACCCGGAGTCGGAACGGGATACTCCGTAACGCTCCCTGCGGTCGTGATCCGGCCGATTGCATCGTTGCCCCCGTCGGCAAACCAGAGCGCGCCGTCGGGTCCGGCGGTAATGAAGTTGGCATTGGGCGTGCCGCCTACCAAAGTTGTGAGATTGTATTGGGTTAGCGATCCAGCTGTACTCATGCGACCGATGAAGTTGTTTTCGGTAAACCAGATCGCACCGTCTGATCCGGCGCTCATGAACGTCGGCGAAAAGTTCGTCACCGGAGAAAAGGAAGACGCGGCACCACTCGAGACGCGCCCGATGACGTCATTGGCAATATCACCGAACCACACGTTTCCATCCGGTCCGAGGGCAACAGGGTAGGGCGCGCCATCGTTCGGGACCGCGATCTCGTTCAATATACCGCTGGCGGTGTCAATGCTGCTGACGACGCCGGCGCCCGATGGGTTATAGCACTCGCTGAACCAGATGTTGCCGTCGAGCCCGGCCGCAAATGTGACGGTTCCCTCATCCGTCTGGGTGTCGTAGGGCGTGATGACGGGAGTAGCGGACGGCGTGATCTTCCCCACCAGATTCGTACAGTAATCGCCGAACCACACGTTGCCGTCCGGCCCGAGCGCGTCGCCGATCGGCGTTACGAAACCGTCGCCGCTGAGCGGATGTGAGGTGTAGTCGGTTCCATCGCCCTTGATCGAACTGATTGCGTCGCCGCCCGCCTCGGTGAACCACAGATTTCCGTCGGCGCCCGTTACGATACCGGCCGGCCCACTCGCCGTGGTCGCGTATTCGTGCGTCACGGTTGGCGTGCCCAAACTTCGCAACGTGTTCGTTACGCCAACGGTGAATGTGTCGGTCCCGTCGCTGATCGCGAGGCTGCAGCCGCTGCTCGAGGTTTGCGTTCCGCCGACCACGAGCAGCGTCGCGTTTGCGCCTTTACCGACAACGGTTCCAACGCTCAAAATATTCGTGCAGCCGGTGGGCGTCGCAGTGTAGGTCGTTCCGGACGACGCGCTTGGCTCGGAGATCATCAGCACGTGCTGACCTTCGGGGTAGGTGTTGAGCTGCGCGGGCGCAGGTGTGGCCGGCGCGGGCGAGGAGAGGTTTCCCGCTGCGAACACCGTCGGATTCGTCACGAAGAGCACCGGCGCGAGCGTGAGCGATGCCGTCGACGGTACGCCGCCTTGCCCGTTCACGGCAGCGGCCGTCAAATTCACCGTGGCGGAGTACGCCGCTGTACCGTCGCCGTCATATACCGCGGCGACGGTGTCGGTGGCTTTGGTCAGCGTCACCGAAGTAGACGGCGTCCCCCCGTTGAGCGAAAGCAAGGTGTAGCCGCTGCCGCCGCTTTCACTCACCGTTGCGGTAATCGGATTGGCGTAGGGCGCGTTCGCCGAGCCGGCGGTGATAGGGTTATTGCCAAAATCGGTTGGTGAAATGACCATCGCCACGTCGTGCGCGTTTCCGTCGGCAGCCGCGGTGACGTTCGTCGTGGTTCCGCTGAAGCCGGCGACGATCGCGCTGATCCCGGCCGAGATCGTGTTGGTCGTGCCGGCGGTAATGGTCTGCGTGACGCCGGCAATGCCCAATTCGTGCGCCGTCGACGGAATCAGCCCGCCCACCGGCGCAGCGTCGTAGAGCCCGAAGACAAAGTCGTCGTCACCCGCGGGGGCCGTGATCGCGATCGTACAATTGCGTCCGCCGCTGACCGTGGTGCACGCACTGCTGCTCGACGAAATGTCGGTCGCCGAGCTTCCCAGCGGCGTCGTGTGATTGGTGTCGGAATGTGCGTAGGTCGTTACCAGCGCGCCGTTCGCGCTCGGCGACACGAACGCTCGATGCTTCGCTGATCCGGCCCGCGGGGCGTTCGGAATCATTAACGTAAACCTTACGTTGCCGTTCGTCTGAGCCGACCCGGCAGCGTTCCCCGATGCGGGGATCGCCGCACTACCACCCGAAGAGGCACAGCCCGCTGCATTCCATACCAAAGCAGCCGCGAGGGCAAACGCAACTCTGCGGGACATACGCAACGCTTCGTTCCAGTTCGCAAATCATCCTCCGATACAACCGGAAAACGCAGGGCCGCGAGAGCCCGACGGATAACGCTGCGCAAATTATCGTGAGCCGCCTTAGTCTAACTACGGTCGTTCTTTCTCTGGCGTGTATGCTAACCGCGTGCACGAGCGGACGCGGCTTTGTTCCCGGCCCCACTCCGACGCCGCACCCGGGAACGACTCCGGTGATCACGCTCCCCGGGGGCGTGGTCGGCTCGTCGCTCTCGTTCGATGCAGCGAAGCAGACCGCCACCGTCACCGTCGGTGAACCCAGCTATAGCGGAACGTTCACCGCGCAATCGAACGCGACCGCCGTCGCTACCGTTTCCCCGGCCTCCGGAACGAGCTTTACGCTCACCGCAATCAGCGCCGGGACCGCGACGATCACCTTCACGGATTCGTACGGCAATGCGGCGCAACTCACGGTCACGATAACGATTTCCGGTGGCGTCATCAGCATTACCAGGTAAATCTGCTGAGCGCGATTGATTCCAGTTCGCACGCGCGAACGGCCTGAGAGCGAGAGTTCTCGAAGAGTATGCCGACGAGCCCGACTCCATTCGCATACGCAACCCTGGTCATGCCGCGTTTGAACGCGTCCTGATACACCTGCACGTGATAGTTGTGTCCGCCCGTTTGGATCACTGCACTGCCAAGCCAGGTTCGCACTCCTGCGGTCCCGTCGTTTGACTCGATCGGAATCGTCGTTCCCGCCGGCGGATGATGCACCGGAAGAACGATCGTCGGCTCGCGCGGGCCTTTCACCGAACCATCGCGCGAGACATATCCGACGAAAAGGACATCGCCTTGCGCGTCCGGCCGCTCGATCGCACTCGCGAACTGATGCAGCGCACCCGAGAGCAGCTGCACGACGAGGAAATCGCCGGCCGCGGCCGGCCGAATTCTCACCGTCATACCGGCGCCACCGCTGCAGCGATACCGCTGGTCGCGAACGACGAACGGAACCACGACGCCGAAGTTCTGTGATCCCAAGTCCGACGGATCGGCAAGAACCTCGGCGACGTTGCCCGAGAGTTGCGCATCGATCGTGGCCGGCGATGCGATCGGCACTTGCGGCGGCGCAGTGACGGCGGGTTTGGGCGTCGCTTGCGCAACTTCCGCGCTGCGACTCGCACCGAGTGCGACGCCCGCGTTCCGTAGGAACGGGAAGGCGGTGCCGATCGTAATACCAACGTTCGTCTGATCCGAGCCGACCTTCGCCTCCACGATCGCGTAAACGATCCCCGTGCCCGGATCGAACACCGGGCCGCCGCTGTTGCCGCGCTCCACCTGAGCATCGAAGATCATGAAGCGGCCGCCGGCTTCGTAGGAATTCACGATGCCCTGGTGCACCGCCGGCGAAAGCCCGAGTCCCTCGAGCGCGAACACGACGTTCGAGCCCGGGTAGCCCGCGATCGCGATCGCATTACCCTCAGCCAACCGCGCGCGAGCGAGATGGAGCGGAGGAACGGTGCCCGTGATAGCGACGACTGCAAGGTCCATTTCCGCGTTCGTCCGGACGACGTATCCTGCGTGCCACTTCTT
The window above is part of the Candidatus Baltobacteraceae bacterium genome. Proteins encoded here:
- a CDS encoding serine protease, with the translated sequence MSKLLHGFMAFAILAAGFVPITARGDDSLAATYAAVKQSLAFIAYRRGKYLVTGSAFCVGNATRKDGTAISLFLTNAHVVGSTRNVGVSLASDQKKWHAGYVVRTNAEMDLAVVAITGTVPPLHLARARLAEGNAIAIAGYPGSNVVFALEGLGLSPAVHQGIVNSYEAGGRFMIFDAQVERGNSGGPVFDPGTGIVYAIVEAKVGSDQTNVGITIGTAFPFLRNAGVALGASRSAEVAQATPKPAVTAPPQVPIASPATIDAQLSGNVAEVLADPSDLGSQNFGVVVPFVVRDQRYRCSGGAGMTVRIRPAAAGDFLVVQLLSGALHQFASAIERPDAQGDVLFVGYVSRDGSVKGPREPTIVLPVHHPPAGTTIPIESNDGTAGVRTWLGSAVIQTGGHNYHVQVYQDAFKRGMTRVAYANGVGLVGILFENSRSQAVRACELESIALSRFTW
- a CDS encoding Ig-like domain-containing protein, whose translation is MITLPGGVVGSSLSFDAAKQTATVTVGEPSYSGTFTAQSNATAVATVSPASGTSFTLTAISAGTATITFTDSYGNAAQLTVTITISGGVISITR